TATGAGTCATTCCTTCACAGAAAAGAGAAAGGCGGAAAACTCGGTGTATTCTGGCACACTCAAGGCAGTGGGAAAAGCTATTCCATGGTATTTCTGGCAAACAAGATTAACAGAAAGTGTGCTGGTAATTATACATTCCTTGTTGTTACGGACAGAGCTGATTTAGATACTCAGATTTATAAGAACTTCCTAAGAACAGGATTTATTAGCGAAAAGGAACAAGTAAGACCGAAGAACAGCAAAGAGCTGAGGAAAGAACTCACTACAAATAAGAAGATATTGTTCACTTTAATTCACAAGTTCCGTTATGACAAGGGGAAAGAATATCCCATTTTGTCTGAAAGAGACGATATTGTTGTGGTTGTTGATGAAGCTCACAGAACCCAGTATAAAGACCTTGCGGAAAATATGAGAAAAGGTCTGCCAAATGCCCAATATATCGCATTTACGGGTACGCCATTATTGGGTTCAAAGAGACTCACTAACCAATGGTTTGGTGATTATGTAAGTGAATATAACTTTTCTGATTCAATAGAAGACAATGCAACAGTCCCTTTGTACTACGTCAAAAGAGTCCCGGAAGTCAGCCTTGAAAACGACTTTTTTAATGACGATTTCATTGAAATATTGGAAGATGAAAACCTAACAGAAGAAGAACAAAAGAGGCTTGAAACCCATTATGCCAAAGAACTGGAAGTTATCAAGAGAGAGGACAGACTTGATACTATCGCTAAATACATTGTGAAGCATTTCCCATACAGAGGATTTCGCGGCAAAGGTATGGTAGTTTCTGTCGATAAATTCACGGCAGTTAAGATGTACGATAAGGTTCAGCATTATTGGAAAGAAGAGATAAAAGAACTAAACAGAACCATATCCCAGACAAGAGATGAATTTGAAAGACAACGCTTGAAAGATATAGTTAATTATATGAACAGCGTTGAAATGGCCGTTGTAATAAGTACAGAAGGAACAGAAGACGAAGAGAAAAATTTCAACAAGGAAGGGCTCACCATTAAACCGCATATCCTGCGAATGAGCCAAGTTGATGAAAACGGTTATGATATAGAAGATAACTTTAAGGATCCAAAACACCCGCTCCAATTGGTATTTGTATGCGCAATGTGGCTGACAGGATTTGATGCGCCTTCTGTTTCAACGCTATACCTTGATAAACCTATGAAAGGTCATACCCTGATGCAGACAATCGCTAGGGCAAACAGAGTGTACGAAAACAAAACCTGCGGTTTGATTGTAGACCATATCAATGTATTTAAGCACTTGAAAAGAGCATTGGCGGATTATGCTTCAAATGATAATGTTGATACGCCAGTAAAGGATATTGAAATATTATTCCGTAAATTAAACGAATGTATAGATATGGCTTGCAAATTCTGCTCAGCTCACAATGCAGAATTGAAAGATATTGTTGATGAAGATGAAGTGTTCAAGAACATAGAGAAGTTTGAATCTTATGCAAACAGTATTGTTGGTAATGATGAAGTGAAGAATGAATTTCAAGTGTTGGCAAATACGGTTGAGAATATATATGAGTCATTGAAACCAGAAATATTCACTATGGAATTTGCAAACAAGCCGTATAAAGAAGCTATTTTGTACCTTCGAGACATCATTAACGGTAAAGTAAGACCAGAGAAAATTGAATCGGCGCAGGGAAGAATAAACAAGCTATTAGACCAAAGTGTAATTGCAACTGATGATGCGAAGAAATATATCATCAATGAAGAAGGGAAAGAGTTGGATTTATCTATTATCGATATAGATGAATTAAAAGCTGAGTTTAAAAAAGTTACCAACAAGAATCTTGTTATATCTGACCTTAGAAAACATATTGAGGGTAAGTTAGAAATAATGCTCAAGAAGAACAAGACTAGAACCAAGTTCGCTGAACGGTTTAAGGGTATTATCGACGAATATAATGCTGGTGGTTCGCAGAATGAAGACTTCTATGAAAAACTCCTTGAGCTGATGCGAATGATGAAAGAAGAAGAGGCGCGACATGTTAAAGAAGAGCTTTCAGAAGAAGAACTGGAAATCTTTGATTTGTTATGCAAAGACTCATTAACCAAAGAAGAAGAAAAAAAGGTTAAGTTGGCGGCCAAAAGCTTATATAATGCCTTACTCGAGAATAAAAAAGAGCTCTTTGTTGTTGATTGGCAGAACGACCCAACCCCGAGAGAAAAAGTAAGAAGTAAAATTAATTCTGTATTGAATGAGTATCTTCCGAAATCCTACGACAGAATTATATTTCAAACAAAGAGCGACATCATATTTCAGCACATAGTAGAACAAGCGACAATGGGATATAATTGGATAGCCGCATAGTAATCTTTTTCACTTGTTCGGAATTTCCGAACAACTTGTAAGAAATCCTTACAAGTTCAGACTTGTGAGAAAACGAGCCTCAAGAAAATGATATCGAGTTTTTGACGATTTTCCTGCGAAGTGATAGCGCAAATCAATTTTCGCCTAACAAAATCGCTCCTTAAAATAAAACATCTGATTCCTGACAACAGGCATTCCTTCTCCCTTTTTCCCAGAATTTGTCTTTAAAAAACGCACAATAAAAATAGGCAAAAAGGAAGTAGCCTGTTTTTTCATTTTGACTCATTATCCCATTGTGGCTCTAATAGATTTAA
The Opitutia bacterium KCR 482 genome window above contains:
- a CDS encoding type I restriction endonuclease subunit R — protein: MANFISEDNIEQAAIKLLVENHNYKAIRCFTESPDTLPDNSGRENKKQVVLPEILLEQLIKLNPNIPEETVKSQWIELCHTPATYEIMDENYKNYLKIKNGIDVTYQKDGKKESNKLILIDFNNPENNSFHVVSQLWIKGETYNRRPDLIIYVNGLPLVFIELKNSNIPVKNAYDKNLKDYLKDIPYLFNYNQICVLSNGIETRLGSFKADYNYFFEWLKIEGEDETPDRKRIREQGVSLEYFIKGLCKPENLLDYVENFILYDRKSTKIIAKNHQFFGVNNAYESFLHRKEKGGKLGVFWHTQGSGKSYSMVFLANKINRKCAGNYTFLVVTDRADLDTQIYKNFLRTGFISEKEQVRPKNSKELRKELTTNKKILFTLIHKFRYDKGKEYPILSERDDIVVVVDEAHRTQYKDLAENMRKGLPNAQYIAFTGTPLLGSKRLTNQWFGDYVSEYNFSDSIEDNATVPLYYVKRVPEVSLENDFFNDDFIEILEDENLTEEEQKRLETHYAKELEVIKREDRLDTIAKYIVKHFPYRGFRGKGMVVSVDKFTAVKMYDKVQHYWKEEIKELNRTISQTRDEFERQRLKDIVNYMNSVEMAVVISTEGTEDEEKNFNKEGLTIKPHILRMSQVDENGYDIEDNFKDPKHPLQLVFVCAMWLTGFDAPSVSTLYLDKPMKGHTLMQTIARANRVYENKTCGLIVDHINVFKHLKRALADYASNDNVDTPVKDIEILFRKLNECIDMACKFCSAHNAELKDIVDEDEVFKNIEKFESYANSIVGNDEVKNEFQVLANTVENIYESLKPEIFTMEFANKPYKEAILYLRDIINGKVRPEKIESAQGRINKLLDQSVIATDDAKKYIINEEGKELDLSIIDIDELKAEFKKVTNKNLVISDLRKHIEGKLEIMLKKNKTRTKFAERFKGIIDEYNAGGSQNEDFYEKLLELMRMMKEEEARHVKEELSEEELEIFDLLCKDSLTKEEEKKVKLAAKSLYNALLENKKELFVVDWQNDPTPREKVRSKINSVLNEYLPKSYDRIIFQTKSDIIFQHIVEQATMGYNWIAA